A genomic region of Leptotrichia hofstadii contains the following coding sequences:
- a CDS encoding response regulator transcription factor, which produces MRILVIEDEKNLNDIIVKKLVLEKYCVDSCLNGKDALDYIFSVEYDAIVSDIMLPGIDGFEILRRIREKGIKTPVLLLTARDGIEDRVKGLDYGADDYLVKPFAFDELMARVRVLLRRNPSTNNSNASNVFSIANLTVNCNSHDVFRDKTPIKLSTREFTILEYMIRNKERVLSREQIEQHIWNYDYEGGTNVIDVYIRYLRRKIDKDFEPKLIHTIRGVGYVLKAE; this is translated from the coding sequence ATGAGAATTTTAGTAATTGAAGATGAAAAAAATTTGAATGATATAATTGTAAAAAAGCTGGTATTGGAAAAATATTGTGTAGATAGCTGTCTTAATGGAAAAGATGCGCTTGATTATATTTTTTCTGTTGAGTATGATGCCATTGTTTCTGACATTATGCTTCCAGGAATAGATGGATTTGAAATTTTGAGAAGAATAAGGGAGAAGGGGATAAAAACGCCAGTTTTACTTCTTACTGCAAGAGATGGGATAGAAGACAGGGTAAAAGGGCTTGACTATGGAGCCGACGACTATCTTGTAAAACCGTTTGCCTTTGACGAGCTTATGGCTAGAGTAAGGGTTCTTTTACGTAGAAATCCCTCGACTAATAATTCCAATGCAAGTAATGTTTTTTCAATTGCAAATTTAACTGTTAATTGCAATTCTCACGATGTTTTTCGAGATAAGACACCAATAAAGCTGTCAACTAGGGAATTTACAATTTTGGAATACATGATCAGGAATAAGGAACGTGTGCTTTCAAGAGAGCAAATTGAGCAGCATATTTGGAATTACGATTATGAGGGCGGTACAAATGTTATTGATGTTTATATCAGATATTTAAGAAGAAAAATTGACAAGGATTTTGAACCTAAATTAATTCATACAATCCGTGGGGTTGGATATGTGTTAAAGGCTGAATAG
- a CDS encoding sensor histidine kinase: MKRFFNNSSIKLKIGLWYMGIMILLVFSSLAIVFYISENIIHSSVRTYLKDVVIHRLDYLTIKNGEIIIDSNFDTMIQNVEIAIYDKDFKFLYGNSPNGFEMDNRKSKDDKIMIIRSNNQKWYVYNKTIELGSYGKVWIRGVMPNIGQASAIETVIQISFVILPFFLILSAIGGYIITKNAFTPIEKIRRIAEKINEGNDLSQRINLGKGDDELHTLANTFDVMFDRLQTSFENEVQFTSDVSHELRTPITVILTQAEYGKGYISSVEEAQKSFGIIEKEGQKMSKLVSQLLTLARMERGRQKLNLENINLSELIEMTVETQTLSAKSKNIKFITKIMPEIYANIDEMMIMRVFTNLISNAISYGKQNGTVTVELFLKEDKIISKISDDGIGISEDKLDKIWLRFYQVDPSKNGDNSGLGLSMVKKIVELHKGEIFVESELGKGTTFTIIL, encoded by the coding sequence ATGAAAAGATTTTTTAATAACAGTTCGATAAAGTTGAAAATTGGATTATGGTACATGGGAATTATGATTCTGCTTGTATTTTCGTCGCTGGCTATAGTTTTTTATATAAGCGAAAATATTATCCATTCAAGTGTACGAACTTATCTAAAAGATGTTGTAATTCATAGGCTTGACTATTTGACTATAAAAAATGGGGAAATTATAATTGACAGCAACTTTGATACAATGATTCAGAATGTGGAAATTGCCATTTATGATAAGGATTTCAAGTTTCTTTACGGAAATTCGCCAAATGGCTTTGAGATGGATAACAGGAAGTCAAAGGATGATAAAATTATGATTATAAGAAGCAATAATCAGAAATGGTATGTCTATAACAAGACAATTGAGCTTGGAAGTTATGGAAAAGTATGGATTCGAGGAGTAATGCCTAATATTGGGCAAGCAAGCGCCATTGAAACGGTTATTCAGATTTCCTTTGTAATTTTGCCGTTTTTTCTTATACTTTCAGCAATTGGAGGCTACATTATTACCAAAAATGCCTTTACACCGATTGAAAAGATTAGAAGAATTGCAGAAAAAATCAATGAGGGAAATGACTTGTCACAGCGAATAAATCTTGGAAAAGGAGATGATGAGCTTCATACGCTTGCAAATACCTTTGATGTGATGTTTGACAGGCTTCAGACATCCTTTGAGAATGAAGTCCAGTTTACTTCTGATGTTTCGCATGAGTTAAGAACGCCAATTACAGTAATTCTGACGCAGGCAGAGTATGGAAAAGGCTATATAAGTTCGGTTGAAGAGGCACAGAAATCCTTTGGAATTATTGAAAAAGAAGGGCAGAAAATGTCAAAACTGGTATCACAATTACTAACTTTAGCAAGAATGGAACGGGGAAGACAAAAGCTGAATCTTGAGAACATTAATTTAAGCGAACTAATCGAAATGACTGTTGAAACTCAGACTTTAAGCGCAAAAAGTAAAAATATAAAATTTATCACAAAAATAATGCCTGAAATTTATGCAAATATTGATGAAATGATGATTATGCGAGTTTTTACAAATCTAATTTCAAATGCAATTTCGTATGGAAAACAGAACGGAACAGTTACCGTTGAACTTTTTTTGAAAGAAGATAAAATTATAAGCAAAATTTCAGATGACGGAATAGGCATTTCAGAAGACAAGCTGGATAAGATATGGCTGAGATTTTATCAAGTAGATCCGTCTAAAAATGGAGATAATTCAGGACTCGGGCTTTCAATGGTAAAAAAGATTGTGGAACTGCATAAAGGGGAAATTTTTGTGGAAAGTGAACTTGGGAAAGGGACAACTTTTACAATAATTTTATAA
- a CDS encoding PepSY domain-containing protein — protein sequence MMKNKLLISMLSGVLIINIMSFSAMKDRKKIPAVKAKQIALARIPGATFANVLEFDSGNSKFYKGQINYRNTVYNFEIDVYTGKIINWSEEKSNR from the coding sequence ATGATGAAAAACAAATTACTAATATCAATGTTATCTGGAGTTTTAATTATCAATATAATGAGTTTTTCGGCTATGAAGGATCGTAAAAAAATACCAGCGGTAAAAGCGAAACAAATAGCTCTAGCTAGAATCCCCGGAGCAACATTTGCAAATGTCCTGGAATTTGATTCAGGAAACAGCAAATTTTACAAAGGGCAGATTAATTACAGAAATACTGTCTACAATTTTGAAATAGATGTCTATACTGGAAAGATTATTAATTGGAGTGAAGAAAAAAGTAATAGATAA
- a CDS encoding PepSY domain-containing protein: MIDKKIIKKGNLNYTITLMVFLLSVNLLAKGNTNYVKKEKLVPMVNIKTSNGQITPSRAKEIALGHAGVSEGSANFKKIKLDNKNGRPAYEIEFIANNSRYEFSIDAGNGSIIKFEKR; this comes from the coding sequence ATGATAGATAAAAAAATAATAAAAAAGGGAAATTTAAATTATACAATTACACTGATGGTTTTCTTGCTTTCTGTCAACCTTTTGGCAAAAGGAAACACTAACTATGTTAAAAAGGAGAAATTAGTTCCGATGGTAAACATAAAAACATCCAACGGACAGATAACGCCAAGCAGGGCAAAGGAAATCGCATTGGGACACGCTGGAGTCTCAGAAGGTTCAGCTAATTTTAAAAAAATAAAATTAGATAATAAAAATGGAAGACCTGCCTATGAAATAGAGTTTATCGCAAATAATTCCAGATACGAATTTAGCATTGATGCTGGAAATGGCTCAATTATAAAATTTGAAAAGAGATAA
- a CDS encoding ROK family protein, whose translation MKYYVGIDLGGTNTKIGLVDEKGNIIFTTMVKTDSMEGFSETIQRLSKILITQIEGSNINFDDVVSVGVGVPGPVLNSRVVKFWANFPWKHGVDLALEFEKNLGKPVKADNDVNVITLGEMWKGAAQGYKNVLGLAVGTGIGGGIIVDGKLVSGEHGAGGEVGHIKIEPNGKLCGCGQKGCWEAYASATGIIREAKSRLAVNRQNLLYEMTKGRDLEAKDVFDAAKKGDEFSIDIVDYEAEKLALGIGNLLSILDPEIVVVGGGVALAGDFLFDRVKEKLKDVAFPSILENLKIVTATLGNDAGILGAAYLGIM comes from the coding sequence ATGAAATATTATGTAGGAATTGACTTGGGAGGAACTAATACAAAAATTGGACTTGTTGATGAAAAAGGGAATATCATTTTTACAACCATGGTAAAAACTGATTCAATGGAAGGTTTTTCTGAAACAATTCAAAGATTATCAAAAATTCTGATTACTCAAATTGAAGGAAGCAATATTAATTTTGATGATGTCGTATCAGTTGGAGTCGGAGTGCCAGGACCTGTGTTAAATTCCAGAGTTGTTAAGTTTTGGGCAAATTTCCCTTGGAAACACGGAGTAGATTTGGCATTGGAATTTGAAAAAAATCTTGGTAAGCCAGTAAAAGCTGATAATGATGTTAATGTAATTACACTTGGAGAAATGTGGAAAGGTGCTGCGCAAGGATATAAAAATGTATTAGGGCTTGCTGTAGGAACTGGAATTGGTGGTGGAATTATTGTTGACGGAAAACTTGTAAGTGGAGAACACGGAGCAGGTGGAGAAGTTGGACATATTAAAATTGAGCCAAACGGAAAATTATGCGGATGTGGGCAAAAAGGATGCTGGGAAGCATACGCTTCTGCTACAGGAATAATTCGTGAAGCAAAAAGCCGTCTTGCAGTAAATAGACAAAACTTGCTTTATGAAATGACAAAAGGTAGGGATTTAGAAGCAAAGGATGTATTTGACGCGGCTAAAAAAGGAGATGAATTTTCAATTGACATTGTAGATTATGAAGCAGAAAAATTAGCATTGGGAATTGGAAATCTGCTTAGCATATTAGATCCTGAAATTGTAGTAGTTGGCGGAGGAGTTGCGCTTGCCGGAGACTTTCTGTTTGACCGTGTAAAAGAAAAATTAAAAGACGTGGCGTTCCCATCAATTTTGGAAAATTTAAAAATTGTTACAGCAACTCTTGGAAATGACGCAGGAATTTTAGGTGCCGCTTATCTTGGAATAATGTAA
- a CDS encoding DKNYY domain-containing protein, which translates to MKSKFFKVVLGVFILANLGMAEYVKKNNEIYYKYSKEDDIGIKVKNVDLNTFKILNDKYAKDDKSVYFSGNKSYEDVDSKTFEVLPNYYSKDKNNVYRPINEWIRKINGANPKTIKALGYFYSKDDKNVFYGSDKILNADVNSFVVLEGDHSYAKDKNSVYYSGEKIEGANPKTFKIISDGMYSKDDKNVYAAVDIIKGADPQTFRRISETNYARDKNNLYYYFGDVKNLGKINEKDFKVLDSDLVKNGNEIYYLGEKANIKNPEKFEPIKASDDKRILYGKDDENVYAVTSDEKHGYFKVIKNADKDTFEVMEKDTRYSKDKNNVYYAGYNVVQLQDVDKNSFTIVEDEDFSYDKKNVYYAGRKLNDISPNGFKVTRLVNRRNIPLNFLNDNKNIYKLIDIFDEETGELKSVKTAVVKRPKVDSKTFEIFSYSENYFRDKNNVYYENELYKMGLKKIEGADRNSFEVLNDEFSKDKNNVYYYGNKMKGISPVGLEFVDSNFKNGEDIISFLKTKDKVYALKTRTGKEAYEIVPLNFDATSFKDSNADYPYGSKFEGYFQDKNGVYYFDMSKLDKLTPNNIFSKVEGADTSSFVQLMFGYAKDKKKVYRGNQEIKGADPESFKIIETSGKVIVKDKNRAYREIKEEF; encoded by the coding sequence ATGAAAAGTAAATTTTTTAAAGTTGTATTGGGGGTATTTATTTTAGCTAATTTGGGAATGGCGGAATATGTGAAAAAGAATAATGAAATTTATTATAAGTATTCTAAAGAAGACGATATAGGGATTAAAGTAAAAAATGTTGATTTGAATACATTTAAAATATTGAATGATAAATATGCAAAAGATGATAAAAGTGTTTATTTTTCAGGAAATAAATCGTATGAAGATGTGGACAGTAAAACTTTTGAAGTGTTGCCAAACTATTATTCAAAAGATAAAAATAATGTTTATAGGCCAATTAATGAATGGATCCGCAAAATAAATGGAGCAAATCCAAAAACAATAAAAGCTTTGGGTTATTTTTATTCAAAAGATGATAAAAATGTGTTCTATGGTTCAGATAAAATTTTAAATGCAGATGTAAATTCGTTTGTGGTTCTGGAGGGAGACCATAGTTATGCAAAAGACAAAAATTCAGTCTACTATTCAGGAGAAAAAATTGAAGGTGCGAATCCAAAAACATTTAAAATAATTTCGGATGGAATGTATTCAAAGGATGATAAAAATGTGTATGCGGCAGTAGACATTATAAAAGGTGCAGATCCTCAAACTTTTAGAAGAATTTCTGAAACAAATTATGCCAGAGATAAGAATAACCTGTATTATTACTTTGGAGATGTTAAAAATCTTGGGAAAATAAATGAAAAAGATTTTAAAGTTTTGGATAGTGATTTGGTTAAAAATGGAAATGAAATCTACTATTTGGGAGAAAAAGCGAATATAAAAAATCCTGAAAAATTTGAACCAATAAAAGCTTCAGATGATAAACGTATTCTTTATGGAAAAGATGATGAAAATGTATATGCAGTAACGTCAGATGAAAAGCATGGATATTTCAAGGTTATAAAAAATGCTGATAAAGATACTTTTGAAGTAATGGAGAAAGATACCAGATATTCAAAAGATAAAAATAATGTTTATTATGCAGGGTATAATGTTGTGCAGTTACAGGATGTAGATAAAAATAGTTTTACTATTGTAGAAGATGAAGATTTTTCATACGATAAAAAAAATGTTTATTATGCAGGAAGAAAACTGAATGATATAAGTCCAAATGGCTTTAAAGTTACAAGACTGGTTAATAGACGAAATATACCACTTAATTTTTTAAATGACAATAAGAATATATACAAACTTATTGACATATTTGATGAAGAAACTGGCGAGCTGAAAAGTGTAAAAACAGCCGTTGTAAAAAGGCCTAAAGTAGATTCTAAAACTTTTGAAATATTTAGTTATTCGGAAAATTATTTCCGTGATAAAAATAACGTGTATTATGAAAATGAATTGTATAAAATGGGCTTGAAAAAAATAGAAGGTGCAGATAGAAACAGTTTTGAAGTTTTGAATGATGAATTTTCAAAAGACAAAAACAATGTCTATTATTATGGAAATAAAATGAAAGGTATAAGTCCAGTTGGATTGGAGTTTGTGGATAGTAACTTTAAAAATGGTGAAGATATTATTTCTTTTCTTAAAACTAAAGATAAAGTTTATGCCTTGAAAACTAGAACTGGTAAAGAAGCATACGAAATAGTCCCTTTAAATTTTGACGCAACTTCTTTTAAAGATTCCAATGCTGATTATCCGTATGGATCTAAATTTGAGGGTTATTTTCAGGACAAAAACGGAGTTTATTATTTTGACATGTCTAAATTGGATAAATTAACTCCAAATAATATTTTTTCAAAAGTAGAAGGTGCTGATACTTCGTCATTTGTACAGTTAATGTTTGGTTATGCAAAGGATAAGAAGAAGGTATATCGTGGGAATCAGGAAATTAAAGGTGCAGATCCAGAAAGTTTTAAAATAATTGAGACAAGCGGGAAAGTTATAGTAAAGGATAAAAATAGGGCTTACAGGGAAATAAAAGAAGAATTTTAA
- the grpE gene encoding nucleotide exchange factor GrpE, protein MEVEKIEKRGVSEIFQPVLENEAVKLDAEEKSVFEEIQELNEKMDVMNDTVSQKILNMDFEKNVADKLHKELQGYKDDLYFQLVKPLIMDLINMRERMRRAVKHFSKETGEKKVEMLESYVEEIETILENNSIEIYETEKEECDYKVKKQRIVKQIKTSDEKLHGKICNILTNGYIYTEKNKIIFPEKVEVYVYKNN, encoded by the coding sequence ATGGAAGTGGAAAAAATTGAGAAAAGGGGCGTGTCAGAAATATTTCAGCCAGTTTTAGAAAATGAAGCAGTAAAATTGGATGCTGAAGAAAAAAGTGTATTTGAAGAGATTCAGGAACTTAATGAAAAAATGGATGTTATGAATGATACAGTTTCTCAAAAAATATTAAATATGGATTTTGAAAAAAATGTAGCCGATAAGCTCCACAAGGAACTTCAAGGCTATAAAGACGATCTTTATTTTCAGCTCGTAAAACCTCTTATAATGGATTTGATAAATATGAGGGAAAGAATGAGAAGAGCTGTAAAACATTTTTCTAAAGAAACTGGTGAAAAAAAAGTTGAAATGCTTGAAAGTTATGTGGAAGAAATTGAAACAATTTTAGAAAATAACAGCATAGAAATTTATGAAACAGAAAAAGAAGAATGTGATTACAAGGTAAAAAAACAACGTATAGTAAAGCAAATAAAAACATCAGATGAAAAATTACATGGAAAAATCTGTAATATTTTAACAAATGGGTATATTTATACAGAAAAAAATAAAATTATCTTTCCAGAAAAAGTAGAAGTGTATGTTTACAAAAACAATTAG
- a CDS encoding Hsp70 family protein, translating into MSKYVFGIDLGTTYSCIARVDETGRAEVIKNLEGENVTPSVVAFEDDSVIVGSDAKDESSIKPETTVMLVKSYMGKKTSMIDYNGEPKMPEEISSYILKKLARDTSEQLGVEVKDVVITCPAYFGTAERTATKNAGKIAGLNVLEIISEPTAAAIYYGCTRKLEEKTVLVYDLGGGTFDVTVMRISADKIEVICSDGDHDLGGKNWDEALMAYLINQFSEKAGYEVEPDEYLDQRLRELAEKLKKRLTSSSKASGMLEGDGRQEKLSITREEFERMTALYLRETMNKVDAVLEIAQSKGYQADEVLLVGGSTRMPQIKETLEKKFGKEKVQFLEPDEAVAKGAAIHAVNVYVNNQKNLTEEDFESEENVQVNIDGDIKELNAKDYKEKLSFSPEIMSLGGKAREVVMATTKSFAINPIVNGKQIGYNMIIKNQPLNNGFLEVSKVFGTYYENQESVNIAIYENDSMEEYFELEENLKLGDVNLELPKSLPKKSPIEITLKLTKEGILEVKGLDKTSNKEVKVEMNAKGIMSKEELEKIKLKVQGITLI; encoded by the coding sequence ATGTCAAAATATGTATTTGGAATTGATTTAGGAACAACATATTCTTGCATAGCTCGTGTAGATGAAACAGGGAGAGCAGAAGTAATCAAAAACTTGGAAGGCGAAAACGTAACACCTTCTGTAGTAGCTTTTGAAGATGACAGTGTAATCGTAGGAAGCGATGCAAAAGATGAGTCAAGCATAAAGCCAGAAACAACTGTAATGCTGGTAAAATCCTATATGGGGAAAAAAACTAGCATGATTGACTACAATGGCGAGCCTAAGATGCCGGAAGAAATTTCATCATATATTTTAAAAAAACTTGCAAGAGATACTTCGGAGCAGCTTGGAGTTGAAGTAAAAGATGTTGTGATAACTTGTCCTGCATATTTTGGAACGGCAGAACGTACAGCTACTAAAAATGCTGGTAAAATTGCCGGATTGAATGTTTTGGAAATTATAAGCGAACCGACAGCTGCGGCTATATATTATGGCTGTACAAGAAAACTTGAGGAAAAGACAGTTTTAGTGTATGACCTTGGTGGCGGAACATTTGATGTTACAGTTATGAGGATAAGCGCTGACAAGATAGAAGTTATATGTTCTGATGGAGATCATGATTTAGGTGGTAAAAATTGGGATGAAGCATTAATGGCCTACTTAATTAATCAGTTTAGTGAAAAAGCTGGATATGAAGTTGAACCAGATGAATATTTGGATCAGAGATTGAGGGAACTGGCTGAAAAACTAAAAAAGAGATTAACTTCAAGCAGTAAGGCAAGCGGAATGCTGGAAGGCGATGGAAGGCAGGAAAAATTATCAATAACTAGAGAAGAATTCGAGAGAATGACAGCGTTATACCTTAGAGAAACAATGAATAAAGTGGACGCTGTACTTGAAATAGCTCAAAGTAAGGGATATCAAGCTGATGAAGTTCTTCTGGTTGGGGGCTCAACAAGAATGCCTCAAATAAAGGAAACGCTGGAGAAAAAATTTGGAAAAGAAAAAGTTCAGTTTCTTGAACCTGACGAAGCTGTAGCTAAAGGAGCCGCAATTCATGCTGTAAACGTTTATGTAAATAATCAGAAAAACCTTACTGAAGAGGATTTTGAATCTGAAGAAAACGTACAGGTAAATATCGATGGGGATATAAAAGAGCTGAATGCAAAAGACTACAAGGAAAAATTAAGCTTTTCGCCAGAAATAATGAGTCTAGGAGGTAAGGCAAGGGAAGTTGTTATGGCAACAACGAAAAGCTTTGCAATAAATCCTATTGTGAACGGTAAACAGATTGGTTATAATATGATTATAAAAAATCAGCCTTTAAATAACGGTTTTTTAGAAGTCTCAAAAGTTTTTGGAACTTATTATGAAAATCAGGAAAGTGTAAATATAGCAATATATGAAAATGACAGTATGGAAGAGTATTTTGAACTGGAGGAAAATTTGAAACTAGGAGATGTAAACTTGGAATTGCCTAAAAGCCTTCCAAAAAAATCTCCAATAGAAATAACTTTAAAATTAACGAAAGAGGGAATCCTTGAAGTAAAGGGACTTGACAAAACGAGTAATAAGGAAGTAAAAGTTGAAATGAATGCAAAAGGGATTATGTCGAAGGAAGAACTGGAGAAAATAAAACTTAAGGTTCAAGGCATAACATTAATATAA
- a CDS encoding restriction endonuclease subunit S, with amino-acid sequence MKLGDNVDIIAPLNVKTADSETGYFLLNPTMVNNGKIETFDYAEVPDRYKNGKNKIADKYFIKKDDVLFQAKGSKIDVVYVDKDYEKVLPSTLYFILRPNEKINPKYLQWLLKTELVLLYFEKKYKTMGTVRAVNKGDIVDLNVKIPERKIQDEMAKIITSFEEEEYSTMKYLNIKRKYIEERVIENNQVIIDEE; translated from the coding sequence ATGAAATTAGGAGATAATGTAGATATAATAGCGCCATTAAACGTAAAAACGGCTGATTCTGAAACGGGATATTTTTTACTAAATCCGACAATGGTAAATAACGGAAAAATAGAAACTTTTGATTATGCAGAAGTTCCGGACAGATATAAAAATGGAAAAAATAAAATAGCCGATAAGTATTTTATAAAAAAGGATGATGTGCTGTTTCAAGCTAAAGGAAGTAAAATAGACGTGGTGTATGTGGATAAGGATTATGAAAAAGTTCTTCCATCAACACTTTATTTTATTTTAAGACCAAACGAAAAAATAAATCCCAAATATCTTCAATGGCTTTTAAAAACAGAACTGGTATTATTGTATTTTGAAAAGAAATACAAGACGATGGGGACTGTTAGGGCTGTGAACAAGGGAGACATAGTGGACCTGAATGTGAAGATACCCGAAAGAAAAATTCAGGACGAAATGGCTAAAATAATAACAAGTTTTGAAGAGGAAGAATACAGTACAATGAAATATTTAAACATAAAAAGAAAGTACATTGAAGAAAGAGTTATTGAAAACAATCAGGTGATAATAGATGAAGAATAA
- a CDS encoding N-6 DNA methylase family protein, translated as MKNKFFKVMSEELENEKKSKKIDILKTSLFLYMTVISKVLYEELEVLKNSNYLFLEYLNNIGFTYNLKENYLKNMKNLSSKIKIFEDTYKAIESRLNREELIEDAGAMEIDLKLDIFRGQCVKIAKNYIDKIINSAVIPNDNTVQLLSEILGIKNNEILYAINFFEENMFYDYEIPKNEIDAITDILFSIANLKKKEKISIILTKEITSKELIYESIKNNKKGIVEKSAIDSLTLEEKEELVKSDKIQCIISVPFNNVLKNQVVIFNEEKEEKEHILFVQTQDFFEKGNEKIKVENFKELLKILDEKEEVNGVLKSVSNDAVLEKECNFDILNYVFKIKEKINLEELMAEKDESYKIMTEKRERCDKLLRESLEVKK; from the coding sequence ATGAAGAATAAATTTTTTAAAGTTATGAGCGAAGAACTTGAAAATGAAAAAAAATCAAAAAAAATAGATATACTTAAAACATCATTATTTTTATATATGACTGTAATAAGTAAAGTTCTTTATGAAGAACTGGAAGTTTTGAAAAATAGTAATTATTTATTTTTAGAATATTTAAATAATATAGGTTTTACGTACAATTTAAAAGAAAATTATTTGAAAAATATGAAGAATCTATCAAGTAAAATAAAGATATTTGAAGATACCTATAAAGCTATAGAAAGCCGTTTGAACAGGGAAGAGCTTATTGAAGATGCAGGAGCTATGGAAATAGATCTCAAACTGGACATTTTCAGAGGACAATGTGTAAAGATAGCTAAAAATTATATTGATAAAATAATCAACAGCGCAGTAATACCTAATGACAACACAGTTCAGCTGTTATCAGAAATTCTTGGAATAAAAAATAACGAAATTTTATATGCTATAAACTTTTTTGAAGAAAACATGTTTTATGATTACGAAATACCGAAAAATGAAATAGATGCTATTACTGATATTTTATTTTCCATAGCTAATTTAAAAAAGAAAGAAAAAATATCGATAATTTTAACAAAAGAAATAACATCAAAAGAACTAATATATGAATCAATAAAAAATAATAAAAAGGGCATAGTGGAGAAAAGCGCTATCGATTCGCTAACTTTAGAAGAAAAAGAGGAATTAGTAAAATCAGATAAAATTCAATGCATAATATCTGTACCGTTTAATAATGTATTAAAGAATCAAGTAGTAATATTTAACGAAGAAAAAGAGGAAAAAGAACATATATTATTTGTTCAAACACAGGATTTTTTTGAAAAAGGGAATGAAAAAATTAAAGTTGAGAACTTTAAGGAACTGTTAAAAATTCTTGATGAAAAAGAGGAAGTTAACGGGGTCTTAAAATCAGTTTCCAACGATGCAGTATTGGAAAAAGAATGTAATTTTGATATTTTAAATTATGTCTTTAAAATAAAGGAAAAAATTAATTTGGAAGAATTAATGGCAGAAAAGGATGAAAGTTATAAAATAATGACGGAAAAAAGAGAAAGATGCGATAAGTTGTTAAGAGAATCTTTAGAGGTAAAAAAATAG
- the trpS gene encoding tryptophan--tRNA ligase: MRSLSGIQPSGILHIGNYFGAIKQFVELQDEYEGFYFLANYHALTSSPKGEDLKANTIGVILDYLALGLNPEKSTLFLQSDVPEHAELSWILSNIAPMGLLERAHSYKDKVAKGIKPNVGLFTYPILMAADILMYSPDIVPVGKDQKQHLEMTRDIAIKFNETYGKEVFKLPKEKIVENVATVPGTDGDKMSKSYGNVINMFGSKKALKKQIMSIVTDSTPLEEPKDPDNNITKLYALFATETEVEALREKFRAGNFGYGHAKNELFDKFMDYFSPFQKKREELENNMDYVYQILREGANKARSIATAKMDEVRDAVGLLKKN, encoded by the coding sequence ATGAGAAGTTTATCGGGAATACAGCCCAGCGGAATTTTACATATTGGAAATTATTTTGGCGCTATTAAGCAGTTTGTAGAACTGCAGGATGAATATGAAGGCTTTTATTTTTTAGCCAATTACCATGCTTTGACATCTTCACCAAAAGGAGAGGACTTGAAGGCTAATACGATTGGTGTAATTCTGGATTATTTGGCTTTGGGACTGAATCCTGAAAAATCAACGCTGTTTTTGCAGTCGGATGTACCTGAACATGCGGAATTATCTTGGATTTTGTCAAATATCGCTCCAATGGGGCTATTAGAAAGAGCGCATTCATATAAGGATAAAGTTGCAAAAGGGATTAAGCCAAATGTGGGGCTTTTTACTTATCCAATACTTATGGCTGCTGACATTTTAATGTATTCGCCAGATATTGTACCTGTTGGAAAGGATCAGAAGCAGCATTTGGAAATGACTCGTGATATTGCAATTAAATTTAATGAAACTTACGGCAAGGAAGTATTTAAATTGCCAAAAGAGAAAATCGTTGAAAATGTAGCGACTGTGCCAGGAACAGATGGCGATAAAATGAGCAAGTCCTATGGAAATGTAATAAATATGTTTGGTTCAAAAAAAGCATTGAAAAAACAGATAATGAGCATTGTAACCGATTCAACGCCTTTAGAAGAACCAAAAGATCCTGACAACAACATCACAAAATTATATGCTCTTTTCGCAACAGAAACGGAAGTGGAAGCACTGAGGGAAAAATTCAGGGCTGGAAACTTTGGATACGGACACGCTAAAAATGAATTATTTGACAAATTCATGGATTATTTTTCTCCATTCCAGAAAAAAAGGGAAGAGCTGGAAAATAATATGGACTATGTATACCAAATTTTGCGGGAAGGCGCAAATAAGGCTAGAAGCATTGCAACTGCCAAGATGGATGAAGTTAGGGATGCAGTGGGACTGTTGAAAAAAAATTAG